The following are encoded in a window of Amycolatopsis solani genomic DNA:
- a CDS encoding RecQ family ATP-dependent DNA helicase, translating to MARRRDELQCIAAEKFGWRQLTGEQLAAMEHVMAGRDVLAVLPTGAGKSAIYQVPALLLDGPTLVVSPLIALQHDQIEGIEGSRAPEAVALNSAQRAAEREHAWEALRQGTAEYLFLSPEQLASDEVLDAVAELGVSLFVVDEAHCVSAWGHDFRPDYLRLAPVIERLGHPRVIALTATAALPVRADIVARLGLREHREVLASFDRPNLRLGVDPLPDDDDRHQAVLTRTRALTSDPATRPGLVYVTSRKDADTYAGELAAEGVRVAAYHAGMKAADRDRVHAEFLRGDLDVVVATSAFGMGIDKAGLRFVLHAAAPESLDTYYQQIGRAGRDGEPAEITLYHRPRDLGRQKFLTAAKAPEQALAEVATTLSGHGAPLKPAELGKAVTVSAAQRTRAVNLLEQTGSVGVTADGRLEYRDSGVDPGQAVAQGVEAAEAHQRLIRSRIDMMRGYAETTGCRRQFLLGYFGERLERPCGNCDTCTAGTAEPASSGDGEFPVNSPVEHAEWGRGVVMSVADDTVTIVFDDHGYKTLSAPAVREHGLLAAE from the coding sequence ATGGCGAGAAGACGCGACGAACTCCAGTGCATCGCGGCGGAGAAGTTCGGCTGGCGGCAGCTGACCGGCGAGCAGCTGGCGGCGATGGAACACGTGATGGCGGGCCGGGACGTCCTGGCCGTGCTGCCCACCGGGGCCGGGAAATCCGCGATCTACCAGGTGCCCGCGCTGCTGCTCGACGGCCCGACGCTGGTGGTGTCGCCGTTGATCGCCCTGCAGCACGACCAGATCGAAGGCATCGAGGGCAGCCGCGCGCCGGAGGCGGTGGCCTTGAACTCCGCGCAGCGCGCCGCCGAGCGCGAGCACGCGTGGGAGGCGCTGCGCCAGGGCACCGCCGAGTACCTGTTCCTGTCCCCTGAACAGCTGGCCTCCGACGAGGTGCTCGACGCGGTCGCCGAGCTCGGCGTCTCGCTGTTCGTGGTGGACGAGGCGCACTGCGTTTCCGCGTGGGGGCACGACTTCCGGCCGGACTACCTGCGGCTGGCGCCGGTCATCGAGCGGCTCGGGCACCCCCGCGTGATCGCGCTGACGGCGACCGCCGCGCTGCCCGTCCGCGCCGACATCGTGGCCCGGCTGGGGTTGCGCGAGCACCGGGAGGTGCTCGCGAGCTTCGACCGGCCCAACTTGCGCCTCGGCGTCGACCCGCTGCCGGACGACGACGACCGCCACCAGGCCGTCCTCACGCGGACGCGCGCGCTGACCTCGGACCCCGCGACCCGTCCGGGGCTGGTGTACGTCACCAGCCGCAAGGACGCCGACACCTACGCCGGTGAGCTCGCCGCCGAAGGCGTTCGCGTGGCGGCCTACCACGCCGGGATGAAGGCGGCCGACCGCGACCGCGTCCACGCGGAGTTCCTGCGCGGCGACCTCGACGTGGTCGTCGCGACGTCGGCGTTCGGCATGGGCATCGACAAGGCCGGCCTGCGGTTCGTGCTGCACGCGGCGGCGCCGGAGTCGCTCGACACCTACTACCAGCAGATCGGCCGCGCCGGCCGCGACGGCGAACCGGCGGAGATCACGTTGTACCACCGGCCACGCGACCTCGGCCGCCAGAAGTTCCTGACCGCGGCGAAAGCACCCGAGCAGGCGCTGGCGGAGGTGGCCACCACGCTCTCCGGGCACGGCGCGCCGCTGAAGCCGGCCGAGCTCGGCAAGGCGGTGACCGTCTCGGCGGCCCAGCGCACCCGGGCGGTCAACCTGCTGGAGCAGACGGGATCGGTCGGCGTCACCGCCGACGGCCGCCTCGAGTACCGGGACTCCGGGGTGGACCCCGGGCAAGCCGTGGCGCAGGGCGTCGAGGCCGCCGAAGCCCACCAGCGGCTGATCCGGTCCCGGATCGACATGATGCGCGGGTACGCCGAAACCACCGGCTGCCGCCGCCAATTCCTCCTGGGCTACTTCGGGGAACGGCTCGAGCGGCCGTGCGGCAACTGCGACACGTGCACCGCCGGCACCGCCGAGCCGGCGTCCTCCGGAGACGGCGAGTTTCCCGTCAACAGCCCGGTGGAGCACGCGGAGTGGGGGCGCGGCGTGGTGATGTCCGTGGCCGACGACACGGTGACGATCGTGTTCGACGACCACGGCTACAAGACGTTGTCGGCGCCCGCGGTGCGCGAGCACGGTCTGCTCGCGGCGGAGTGA
- a CDS encoding TetR/AcrR family transcriptional regulator, translated as MARRGEALREHILDTAKLAFLETGFERTSMDAIAARAETSKRSLYAHFPTKDTLFLAVVDRVRDLFGARMGTPADYAEQPEEAVVRYCGRFVQLLGWSSVGRMVRLGIGEADRLPELAAGLFDVLFGVTTGHLAAHLVATSGLAADEAEAVANELIGLAVHPALPRLLFGIDPLAEEVPDRARLDADVDLDRIRRYLRRVLPE; from the coding sequence ATGGCCCGACGTGGGGAAGCCTTGCGCGAGCACATCCTCGACACGGCGAAGCTCGCGTTCCTGGAGACCGGTTTCGAACGGACCTCGATGGACGCGATCGCGGCACGCGCGGAGACGTCGAAGCGGTCCCTGTATGCGCATTTCCCGACCAAGGACACACTGTTCCTCGCGGTCGTCGACCGCGTCCGCGACCTGTTCGGGGCCCGGATGGGTACGCCTGCCGACTACGCGGAGCAGCCGGAGGAGGCGGTCGTGCGGTACTGCGGGCGTTTCGTGCAGCTGCTGGGCTGGTCCTCGGTCGGCCGGATGGTCCGCCTCGGCATCGGCGAGGCGGACCGGCTGCCCGAACTGGCGGCGGGCCTCTTCGACGTCCTGTTCGGGGTCACGACCGGCCACCTCGCGGCGCACCTGGTGGCCACCTCCGGGCTCGCCGCCGACGAGGCCGAAGCGGTGGCGAACGAGCTGATCGGCCTCGCTGTGCACCCGGCGTTGCCCCGGTTGCTGTTCGGGATCGACCCGCTCGCCGAGGAGGTGCCGGACCGCGCTCGCCTGGACGCCGACGTCGACCTCGACCGGATCCGGCGGTACCTCCGCCGTGTGCTGCCCGAGTGA
- a CDS encoding DUF6292 family protein, producing MEPLEPDTRTLERGLARYVRAVASAVGVPAESTTVEISDTATAYLGLPLRWRDRPDHDVMLVWSERRGWSLAVETEPTQSPDVIAHQGGENLVPAPAAVARFVADTAAGRHPGPAAPAAVKTASRTSLTEQLRPYLGREPDSPA from the coding sequence ATGGAGCCCCTCGAGCCTGACACCCGAACGCTCGAACGCGGCCTGGCGCGGTACGTCCGGGCGGTCGCGAGCGCGGTCGGCGTCCCGGCCGAGAGCACCACGGTCGAGATCAGCGACACGGCCACCGCCTACCTCGGGCTGCCCCTGCGCTGGCGCGACCGGCCCGACCACGACGTCATGCTGGTGTGGAGCGAACGGCGGGGGTGGTCGCTCGCGGTGGAGACCGAACCCACCCAGAGCCCGGACGTCATCGCGCACCAGGGCGGCGAGAACCTCGTGCCGGCCCCGGCCGCGGTCGCGCGGTTCGTCGCCGACACCGCCGCCGGACGGCACCCCGGCCCGGCGGCCCCGGCCGCCGTGAAGACGGCGTCGCGCACGTCGCTGACCGAGCAGCTGCGGCCCTACCTGGGCCGCGAACCGGACTCCCCGGCTTGA
- a CDS encoding LysR family transcriptional regulator, which yields MDLDLRLVRYFTVVAEHGNIGRAATALHLAQPSLSRQIQRLEHQLGVRLFARTPQGTTLTPAGAAFLPRAHAVLDAAVGAVTVARAADPPREITIGYAEGLIITPAVRALRHRHPSARVRTRLLRWHDTRALPDGRVDALVAREPLPFPATVTPLYDEPRVLLVPVTHRLAGKEVVSVADLGDEDLVACAVTPTLWSTPKDGSPPPAPDDSFEDKLELVASGSAVAVLPAGDHRLRLRDDVTAIPVEGFEPCRVVVASRTRHPNPLVASFREAARLLVPAG from the coding sequence GTGGATCTCGACCTGCGGCTGGTCCGGTACTTCACGGTCGTGGCCGAGCACGGCAACATCGGCCGCGCCGCCACGGCCCTGCACCTCGCCCAGCCGTCGCTGAGCCGCCAGATCCAGCGGCTGGAGCACCAGCTCGGCGTGCGGCTGTTCGCGCGCACCCCGCAGGGCACCACCCTCACCCCGGCCGGCGCGGCGTTCCTGCCGCGCGCCCACGCGGTCCTCGATGCAGCCGTCGGCGCCGTGACCGTCGCCCGCGCCGCCGACCCGCCGCGGGAAATCACCATCGGCTACGCCGAGGGCCTGATCATCACCCCCGCGGTGCGGGCGCTGCGCCACCGCCACCCCAGCGCGCGCGTGCGGACGCGGCTGCTGCGCTGGCACGACACCCGCGCCTTGCCCGACGGCCGGGTCGACGCTCTCGTCGCGCGAGAGCCGCTGCCGTTCCCCGCGACGGTGACACCGCTGTACGACGAACCGCGCGTCCTGCTGGTCCCCGTCACGCACCGCTTGGCGGGCAAGGAGGTCGTCTCGGTGGCCGACCTGGGTGACGAGGACCTGGTGGCGTGCGCGGTGACGCCGACGCTCTGGAGCACCCCGAAGGACGGCTCGCCACCGCCCGCCCCGGACGACAGCTTCGAGGACAAGCTGGAGCTCGTGGCCTCGGGCAGCGCCGTGGCGGTCCTGCCCGCCGGCGACCACCGCCTTCGGCTGCGCGACGACGTGACGGCGATCCCGGTCGAGGGCTTCGAGCCCTGCCGGGTCGTGGTGGCGTCGCGGACCCGGCACCCGAACCCGCTGGTGGCCTCGTTCCGCGAGGCCGCGCGGCTGCTGGTGCCCGCCGGCTGA
- a CDS encoding SDR family oxidoreductase, protein MNAIDSSTPSELVVVTGASTGIGRATARRLAADGFHVLAGVRTEAAAAEVKAEHVEPVLLDITDERQVAALADRVRGDRRPLRAVVNNAGIAVNAPIEALPLAEWRRQFDVTVFGQVAVIQALMPALLRSKGRVVNIGSTGGKVAMPAFGAYSGAKFAMEAVSDSLRREVEPFGVSVAVIVPGAVRTRLTERGGATSARLAEAMTPEQCTRYAGLMKAFRATTESWGTHGLDAAVVADAVSRAVHARKPRTRYTVGRDAAVMTRLTHLVPDRLLDRMVRRTMGL, encoded by the coding sequence ATGAACGCGATCGATTCCAGCACCCCTTCCGAGCTCGTGGTCGTCACCGGCGCGAGCACCGGCATCGGCCGGGCCACCGCACGGCGGCTGGCCGCCGACGGCTTCCACGTCCTCGCCGGCGTCCGCACCGAGGCCGCCGCCGCGGAGGTGAAGGCCGAGCACGTCGAACCGGTGCTGCTCGACATCACCGACGAACGCCAGGTGGCGGCCCTGGCCGACCGGGTCCGCGGGGACCGCCGGCCGCTGCGTGCCGTGGTGAACAACGCCGGGATCGCGGTGAACGCGCCGATCGAGGCGCTGCCGCTGGCCGAGTGGCGCCGTCAGTTCGACGTCACCGTGTTCGGTCAGGTGGCGGTCATCCAGGCGCTCATGCCCGCCCTCCTGCGCAGCAAGGGGCGCGTCGTCAACATCGGTTCCACCGGCGGGAAGGTCGCCATGCCGGCCTTCGGCGCCTACTCCGGGGCGAAGTTCGCCATGGAAGCCGTCAGCGACTCCCTGCGCCGCGAGGTGGAGCCGTTCGGCGTCTCGGTCGCCGTGATCGTGCCCGGGGCGGTCCGCACCCGGCTGACCGAACGCGGCGGCGCGACCTCGGCCCGGCTGGCCGAGGCGATGACCCCGGAGCAGTGCACGCGCTACGCCGGCCTGATGAAGGCTTTCCGCGCCACCACGGAGTCCTGGGGCACCCACGGCCTGGACGCGGCTGTCGTCGCCGACGCCGTGTCGAGGGCCGTCCACGCGCGCAAGCCGCGTACCCGCTACACCGTCGGCCGCGACGCCGCCGTCATGACCCGGCTCACCCACCTCGTCCCGGACCGCCTGCTCGACCGGATGGTGCGCCGCACGATGGGACTCTGA
- a CDS encoding SDR family oxidoreductase, whose product MNAYEGKNVVITGGSSGLGLATAELLVARGARVLITGRDKEKLESARRRLGERATAVRSDAASMADVEELARAVRAEFGAVDAVFVNAGVTAFAPFESMPEARYDELFAVNTKGPYFTVQKLAPLLREGAGVVLTTSVANVKGLDLISAYAATKAALRSMTRSLARELLPRGVRVNAVSPGPIDTGILDAAMPPEAAGPAKAEMIAQNPMRRFGEPAEVAATVAYLAFEATFTTGAEIPVDGGAAQL is encoded by the coding sequence ATGAACGCATACGAGGGAAAGAACGTCGTGATCACCGGCGGCAGCAGCGGACTCGGTCTCGCGACCGCCGAACTGCTGGTGGCCCGCGGCGCGCGGGTGCTGATCACCGGGCGGGACAAGGAAAAGCTCGAGTCCGCGCGGCGCCGGCTGGGGGAGCGGGCGACGGCCGTGCGCAGCGACGCCGCGTCGATGGCCGACGTCGAGGAACTGGCGCGGGCGGTTCGCGCGGAGTTCGGCGCGGTGGACGCGGTGTTCGTCAACGCGGGCGTGACGGCGTTCGCGCCGTTCGAGTCGATGCCGGAAGCGCGGTACGACGAGCTGTTCGCGGTGAACACCAAGGGCCCGTACTTCACGGTGCAGAAACTGGCGCCGCTGTTGCGCGAGGGTGCCGGTGTCGTGCTCACGACGTCGGTGGCGAACGTCAAGGGACTCGACCTGATCAGCGCCTACGCCGCGACCAAGGCGGCACTGCGGTCGATGACCCGGTCACTGGCGCGGGAACTGCTGCCGCGCGGGGTCCGCGTCAACGCGGTGAGCCCGGGACCGATCGACACCGGCATCCTCGACGCGGCCATGCCGCCGGAGGCCGCCGGGCCGGCCAAGGCCGAGATGATCGCGCAGAACCCGATGCGGCGCTTCGGCGAGCCGGCCGAGGTCGCGGCCACGGTGGCGTACCTCGCGTTCGAGGCGACGTTCACCACCGGCGCCGAGATCCCCGTGGACGGCGGTGCCGCCCAGCTGTAG
- a CDS encoding amidohydrolase family protein translates to MTLICVEEHAIDQPIAEAAGPVLAAEAPYLRMQSSSSAPVRRGPGRRPAVELQEALRRGADLGEERIRRMDEHGIDRQIVSWTSPIQLVPADKAIGLCRSANDRLSRAVAAHPDRLQGLAALPWQLPSAAVDELDRAVTGLGLRGVLILGRPGAGFLDDPAYQPVLDRIAALRVPLYVHPFHPVPQVRDAYYTGFNDRVSAELALGAWGWHHEAGIHVLRLILAGVFDRLPGLQVISGHWGEMVPFHLSRLDDVLSPGDTGLSRTITEIYRSHVWVTPSGMFDRPHFDFVRAVVGLDRVIWSTDYPFLHLDGTRAFLDELDLTPEDREKITHRNAEHLFRLAG, encoded by the coding sequence GTGACGCTCATCTGCGTCGAAGAGCACGCGATCGACCAGCCGATCGCCGAAGCGGCAGGCCCTGTTCTCGCCGCCGAAGCGCCCTACCTGCGCATGCAGAGCTCCAGTTCCGCTCCTGTGCGGCGCGGTCCCGGCCGTCGCCCCGCCGTCGAGCTCCAGGAAGCGCTCCGGCGCGGAGCCGACCTTGGTGAGGAGCGCATCCGGCGGATGGACGAGCACGGCATCGACCGGCAGATCGTGTCCTGGACCAGCCCGATCCAGCTGGTCCCCGCGGACAAGGCGATCGGCCTGTGCCGGTCGGCCAACGACCGGCTCTCCCGCGCGGTCGCCGCGCACCCCGATCGGCTGCAGGGGCTGGCGGCGCTGCCGTGGCAACTGCCTTCCGCCGCCGTCGACGAGCTCGATCGCGCCGTGACCGGTCTCGGCCTGCGCGGGGTGCTGATCCTCGGGCGTCCCGGGGCAGGCTTCCTCGACGATCCCGCCTACCAGCCGGTCCTCGACCGGATCGCCGCGCTGCGGGTGCCGCTCTACGTGCACCCGTTCCACCCGGTGCCGCAGGTCCGGGACGCCTACTACACGGGGTTCAACGACAGGGTGTCCGCGGAACTCGCGCTGGGCGCGTGGGGCTGGCACCACGAAGCGGGGATCCACGTGCTGCGGCTGATCCTCGCCGGGGTCTTCGACCGGCTCCCGGGGTTGCAGGTCATCAGCGGCCACTGGGGAGAAATGGTCCCGTTCCACCTCAGCCGGCTGGACGACGTGCTCTCCCCGGGTGACACCGGGCTGTCGCGGACCATCACCGAGATCTACCGTTCGCACGTCTGGGTCACCCCGAGCGGCATGTTCGACCGGCCGCACTTCGACTTCGTCCGCGCGGTGGTGGGGCTCGACCGGGTGATCTGGTCGACCGACTACCCGTTCCTCCACCTCGACGGCACCCGGGCGTTCCTCGACGAGCTGGACCTCACGCCCGAGGACCGCGAGAAGATCACCCATCGCAACGCGGAACACCTGTTCCGGCTGGCGGGATGA
- a CDS encoding NmrA family NAD(P)-binding protein: MIVVTAPTGQIGRKLVTTLLQRDEPIRLVVRDPARLPAEVRERAEIVAGSHRDRDVVDRALDGADALFWLMPAAATAVSPYEAYVSASVPGADAVVRHGVPRVVIVSALGRGSQIYAGHVSASHAMEDLFRSTGAHVRALALPTFMDNILRQAATIKNGVVSGTLPPGFRMPWIATKDIAALAADYLLDRTWTGQDSVESLGGDDLSYLDVAEILTEVLGTPIRYEPGERAAVKQFLVGRGVSEAMAQSVVDMDLAGERGINNATPRTPGNTTPTTFREFAEETVKPAVTA; encoded by the coding sequence ATGATCGTCGTCACCGCTCCCACCGGGCAGATCGGCCGCAAGCTCGTCACCACCCTGCTCCAGCGGGACGAGCCAATCCGCCTCGTCGTCCGGGATCCCGCCCGGCTGCCGGCCGAGGTGCGGGAGCGCGCCGAAATCGTCGCCGGGTCGCACCGCGATCGCGACGTCGTGGACCGCGCCCTCGACGGCGCCGACGCACTGTTCTGGCTCATGCCGGCGGCCGCGACCGCCGTCAGTCCCTACGAGGCTTACGTGAGCGCCTCCGTTCCCGGCGCCGACGCGGTCGTGCGCCACGGGGTCCCCCGCGTGGTGATCGTTTCCGCACTGGGCCGCGGATCGCAGATCTACGCGGGGCACGTGTCGGCGTCCCACGCGATGGAGGACCTCTTCCGCAGCACCGGGGCGCACGTCCGCGCGCTGGCGCTGCCCACGTTCATGGACAACATCCTCCGCCAGGCGGCCACCATCAAGAACGGCGTCGTCTCGGGCACCCTGCCGCCCGGCTTCCGGATGCCGTGGATCGCGACGAAGGACATCGCGGCACTCGCCGCCGATTACCTGCTCGACCGCACCTGGACCGGGCAGGACTCGGTCGAATCCCTCGGCGGTGACGACCTCTCCTACCTCGACGTCGCCGAAATCCTCACCGAGGTGCTCGGCACGCCCATCCGGTACGAGCCGGGAGAACGCGCCGCCGTCAAGCAGTTCCTCGTCGGCCGCGGCGTTTCGGAGGCGATGGCCCAGTCCGTGGTGGACATGGATCTCGCGGGCGAACGCGGCATCAACAACGCCACGCCACGCACTCCGGGGAACACCACCCCCACGACTTTCCGGGAATTCGCCGAGGAAACCGTCAAGCCGGCGGTGACCGCGTGA
- a CDS encoding MFS transporter has protein sequence MRERAALLLLCLAQFVDVLGVTIAVVGLPEIGADLGGSGAATQWVVSGYALLFGGFLVPAGRLGDRFGHRRTFLAGVAAFAVASLTAGLAPALPVVVVARAVQGMAAAFVVPSAFALVLTLTEEGPERVKAVAWWTATAAAGGAAGFACGGVLVQLLGWRAMFLVNVPVCLVVLAFAPGRLSGHGHGGRRAPLDLPGAFLVTGGLLAGITALSGVAPAVTAPAAVVLLAAFAVVEARSANPLVPGRLAGSPRFLSALAVAFALTFATTPASVVGTAFFQAGQGLSPGVTGVLFAPFSLGVVAGSAVGARVLDRTGARVSATAGLGVVVVALAAATPAVSTSSTVLFAVSLAVSGCGLGAASVAATHAGTEVVADGDRGIASGLLNTAPQLGSAIGTAVIGAVALGPSPPHLATGLVVAASVALAGVLAATGLRAGVSSAVR, from the coding sequence ATGCGAGAGCGGGCGGCCCTGCTGCTGTTGTGCCTGGCGCAGTTCGTGGACGTCCTCGGCGTGACGATCGCCGTGGTCGGGCTGCCCGAAATCGGGGCCGACCTCGGTGGTTCCGGTGCGGCAACGCAGTGGGTGGTCAGCGGGTACGCGTTGCTGTTCGGCGGGTTCCTCGTCCCGGCGGGCCGGCTCGGTGACCGCTTCGGGCACCGGCGGACCTTCCTGGCCGGGGTGGCGGCGTTCGCGGTCGCGAGCCTGACGGCCGGGCTCGCGCCGGCGTTGCCGGTGGTGGTCGTCGCGCGGGCCGTGCAGGGCATGGCCGCCGCTTTCGTCGTGCCTTCGGCGTTCGCGCTGGTGCTGACGCTCACCGAAGAAGGCCCGGAGCGGGTCAAGGCGGTCGCGTGGTGGACCGCGACCGCGGCGGCCGGGGGCGCGGCCGGCTTCGCGTGCGGCGGTGTCCTGGTGCAGCTGCTGGGCTGGCGCGCGATGTTCCTGGTGAACGTACCCGTCTGCCTCGTGGTGCTGGCGTTCGCGCCGGGCCGCCTGTCCGGTCACGGGCACGGCGGCCGGCGCGCCCCGCTGGACCTGCCGGGCGCGTTCCTGGTGACCGGCGGCCTGCTGGCCGGGATCACCGCGCTGTCCGGGGTGGCGCCGGCGGTGACGGCCCCGGCGGCGGTGGTGCTGCTGGCGGCGTTCGCGGTAGTGGAAGCGCGCTCGGCGAACCCGCTGGTGCCGGGCAGGCTCGCCGGTTCGCCGCGGTTCTTGTCGGCGCTCGCGGTCGCGTTCGCCCTCACCTTCGCCACGACCCCGGCGAGTGTGGTCGGAACGGCGTTCTTCCAGGCGGGGCAAGGACTTTCGCCGGGAGTGACCGGGGTCTTGTTCGCGCCGTTCAGCCTCGGCGTGGTCGCCGGCAGCGCGGTGGGAGCCAGAGTCCTGGACCGCACGGGCGCCAGAGTGTCCGCGACGGCCGGGCTCGGCGTGGTCGTGGTGGCGCTGGCGGCGGCAACGCCGGCCGTGTCGACGTCGTCCACGGTGCTGTTCGCGGTGTCACTGGCGGTGTCGGGCTGCGGCCTGGGCGCGGCGTCGGTGGCCGCCACCCACGCGGGCACCGAGGTGGTGGCCGACGGCGACCGCGGCATCGCGTCCGGCCTGCTGAACACCGCACCCCAGCTGGGATCGGCCATCGGCACGGCGGTGATCGGCGCGGTCGCGCTGGGCCCGTCTCCGCCACACCTGGCGACGGGCCTGGTGGTGGCGGCGTCCGTGGCCCTCGCGGGTGTCCTGGCGGCGACGGGACTGCGCGCCGGGGTCTCTTCGGCCGTCCGCTGA
- a CDS encoding L,D-transpeptidase translates to MIRMAGLGMVALVLAACSGPAETAGTAQAAGAAANVPGVPAATVAFEGGDQLSPKDPIVVKASGGTLQAVAVTNPQTGNTVKGGLSPDKTTWTSDDRLRYGATYQVVATAVNPAGAATEQRGEVHTVKPAGVATPALFQPASSDVGVGLIIGLKFDHDITDKAAVEKSFKVTSSPAQGGGWYWVGKREAHFRPQEYWKAGSTVKLETTTFGTAIGGGLYGGQDVSATYKVHDSWVAKADGKTHQIKAFHNGQLVKTAPTSMGKTADTPPRGPTPTFNGTHTVLGKEEHKIMDSCSYGVCEGDPGYYSAPENWNVRISNDGEYLHENLKTVGVQGSANVSNGCLNMNTENAKWFFDNFNVGDVVEITNSGGPQLAINNGHGDWAISWSAWQAGSALRG, encoded by the coding sequence ATGATCCGTATGGCCGGTCTCGGCATGGTTGCCCTGGTGCTGGCCGCGTGCAGTGGGCCGGCCGAAACCGCGGGGACGGCGCAAGCGGCCGGAGCGGCCGCGAACGTTCCCGGGGTGCCGGCCGCGACCGTGGCCTTCGAGGGCGGGGACCAGCTGAGCCCGAAGGACCCGATCGTCGTCAAGGCTTCGGGTGGCACCTTGCAGGCCGTCGCCGTCACCAACCCGCAGACCGGCAACACCGTCAAAGGCGGGCTCTCGCCGGACAAGACGACGTGGACCAGCGACGATCGCCTCCGGTACGGGGCCACGTACCAGGTGGTCGCCACGGCGGTGAACCCAGCGGGCGCGGCGACCGAGCAACGCGGGGAAGTGCACACCGTCAAGCCGGCCGGTGTCGCCACGCCGGCGCTGTTCCAGCCGGCGTCGAGCGACGTCGGGGTCGGGCTGATCATCGGCCTGAAGTTCGACCACGACATCACCGACAAGGCCGCGGTGGAGAAATCCTTCAAGGTGACCTCCTCGCCCGCCCAGGGGGGCGGCTGGTACTGGGTCGGCAAGCGGGAGGCGCACTTCCGGCCGCAGGAGTACTGGAAGGCGGGCTCGACCGTGAAGCTCGAGACCACGACCTTCGGCACGGCGATCGGCGGTGGGCTGTACGGCGGGCAGGACGTCTCGGCCACGTACAAGGTGCACGACTCCTGGGTGGCCAAGGCGGACGGCAAGACCCACCAGATCAAGGCGTTCCACAACGGGCAGCTGGTGAAGACCGCGCCGACGAGCATGGGCAAGACCGCCGACACCCCGCCGCGGGGCCCGACGCCGACCTTCAACGGCACCCACACGGTGCTGGGGAAGGAAGAGCACAAGATCATGGACTCCTGCAGCTACGGCGTGTGCGAGGGCGACCCGGGTTACTACAGCGCGCCGGAGAACTGGAACGTCCGCATCTCCAACGACGGCGAATACCTGCACGAGAACCTGAAGACGGTCGGCGTGCAGGGCAGTGCCAACGTTTCCAACGGCTGCTTGAACATGAACACCGAGAACGCCAAGTGGTTCTTCGACAACTTCAACGTCGGCGACGTCGTCGAGATCACCAACTCGGGCGGCCCGCAGCTGGCCATCAACAACGGCCACGGCGACTGGGCGATCAGCTGGAGCGCCTGGCAGGCGGGCAGCGCCCTGCGCGGCTGA
- a CDS encoding MmyB family transcriptional regulator: MDDLGRALRTWRDRLEPASVGIPHKGPRRAPGLRREELAVLAGISIEYVVRLEQGRAAKPSAQVCTALSRALQLSDAEYAHLMRLAGHPADPHRVPRLIPGSVHRLLERLESHPLAVYDATWQLLHWNPLFAATFGDPTAIGEDHRNLLLMQFEGMPSPVRFGREERAAFEESVVADLRATTSRYPGDPDVAALIARLRRVPRFRELWAGASVAEHQSGHKVVEHPEIGAIDLDSDVLTTQGSNLRVVVYTPRPGTDARSKLDFLAAMGTQNLAPGRG, from the coding sequence ATGGACGATCTCGGCCGGGCCCTGCGGACGTGGCGAGACCGCCTCGAACCGGCCAGCGTGGGGATTCCGCACAAGGGGCCCCGGCGTGCTCCCGGACTCCGGCGCGAGGAACTGGCCGTGCTGGCCGGCATCTCGATCGAGTACGTCGTCCGGCTGGAGCAGGGTCGCGCGGCGAAGCCGTCGGCCCAGGTCTGCACCGCCCTCAGCCGCGCGCTTCAGCTGTCGGACGCGGAGTACGCGCACCTCATGCGCCTGGCCGGGCACCCGGCCGACCCGCACCGCGTTCCCCGGCTGATCCCCGGCAGCGTGCACCGCCTGCTCGAACGGCTCGAGAGCCACCCGCTCGCCGTGTACGACGCCACCTGGCAGCTGCTGCACTGGAACCCGCTGTTCGCCGCGACCTTCGGCGACCCGACGGCGATCGGCGAGGACCACCGCAACCTGCTGCTCATGCAGTTCGAGGGCATGCCGAGCCCCGTCCGGTTCGGCCGCGAGGAGCGGGCCGCGTTCGAGGAGTCCGTCGTGGCGGACCTGCGCGCCACGACCAGCCGCTACCCGGGCGACCCGGACGTCGCGGCCCTGATCGCCCGGTTGCGGCGAGTGCCGCGGTTCCGCGAACTGTGGGCGGGCGCGTCGGTCGCCGAGCACCAGAGCGGGCACAAAGTGGTCGAGCACCCCGAGATCGGCGCGATCGACCTCGACTCCGACGTGCTCACCACGCAGGGCTCGAACCTGCGGGTCGTCGTCTACACACCCCGGCCGGGCACGGACGCCCGGAGCAAGCTCGACTTCCTGGCGGCGATGGGCACGCAGAACCTGGCCCCCGGCCGCGGCTGA